The Crocinitomicaceae bacterium genome includes a region encoding these proteins:
- the fdhD gene encoding formate dehydrogenase accessory sulfurtransferase FdhD, whose translation MAASHLTYQGYKFSKASVTKVADALVVEQALQIDINGESFTVVMQTPGAENELVRGLLYGEDIFNKNTQASFEYFKSKQGYIERINVICNKNELGKGYLNKRSLLSVSSCGICGKQELGDLLPHENAVKFHDRISYDTLKNLQKIMFETQVIYHETGGTHGAAAFDLKGNCLSAFEDIGRHNALDKVVGKLLTDQTIDKAKILSFSGRVSYEIVSKCFRAKIPVIIAVSAPSSLAVDFAKEYGMTLIAFSRGENMTCYANPERLNQ comes from the coding sequence ATGGCGGCATCTCATTTAACGTATCAGGGATATAAATTTTCAAAAGCGTCAGTAACTAAAGTTGCTGACGCTTTAGTTGTTGAGCAAGCCCTGCAAATTGATATCAATGGAGAATCATTCACCGTTGTGATGCAAACACCGGGTGCTGAAAATGAATTGGTGAGAGGTTTACTTTACGGTGAAGATATTTTCAATAAAAACACCCAAGCCAGTTTTGAATATTTCAAATCAAAGCAGGGTTATATTGAGCGAATAAATGTAATCTGCAATAAAAATGAATTAGGCAAAGGCTATCTGAATAAGCGAAGTTTGCTTTCTGTATCATCATGTGGAATTTGTGGAAAACAAGAACTTGGAGATTTATTACCACATGAAAACGCGGTGAAATTTCATGATAGAATTAGCTATGACACGTTAAAAAATCTGCAAAAAATAATGTTTGAAACGCAGGTTATTTATCATGAAACCGGTGGCACACACGGCGCAGCTGCCTTTGATTTAAAAGGAAATTGTTTGTCGGCTTTTGAAGACATTGGCAGACACAACGCCTTAGACAAAGTAGTTGGCAAATTATTGACAGACCAAACCATTGATAAAGCGAAAATACTTTCATTCAGCGGACGCGTTTCGTATGAGATTGTATCAAAATGTTTCAGAGCAAAAATTCCGGTCATCATTGCAGTTTCTGCTCCATCAAGTCTGGCTGTTGATTTTGCAAAAGAATATGGCATGACATTGATTGCATTTTCTCGCGGTGAAAACATGACATGCTATGCAAATCCTGAGAGATTAAATCAATAG
- a CDS encoding formate--tetrahydrofolate ligase yields the protein MANFPSDIEIAQAAKLKHIREIASRLNITEDDLEMYGKHKAKLPLHLIDPKKIENANLVLVTALTPTPAGEGKTTTSIGLTEGLNKIGKKTTVVLREPSLGPVFGIKGGAAGGGYAQVVPMEDINLHFTGDFSAVEKANNLLSALIDNNIQNKTNNLGIDPRTIKWKRVMDMNDRSLRDIVIGLGGTGNGIPRQDGFNITPASEVMAILCMSENFEDLKRRLGNIYVGTTFDKKPIYARDLKAENAMAILLKDAIRPNLVQTLEGNPAIIHGGPFANIAQGTNTILATKMGLSLSDYVVTEAGFGADLGAEKFLDIKCVSGGLKPKAAVLVATIRALRHHGGAVKEEYNTASVERVSKGLENLEKHIENMQKFGLNPVVAINAFPSDTEEEIKLIQERCKAKGVNAVVARGFAKGGEGMTDLAKAVVSEVEAGKNNFKPLYDWKSPVKTKIETIAKEIYGADSVEYSQQALADLKKIDELGLSALPICMAKTQKSFSDNEKLLGRPKGFSVSIREFEFAAGAGFVIPILGAMMRMPGLPVVPASEGMTIDNNGVISGLS from the coding sequence ATGGCAAATTTTCCATCAGACATTGAAATTGCACAGGCTGCAAAGCTTAAACACATTCGTGAAATTGCGTCACGACTAAACATTACAGAAGATGATCTTGAGATGTATGGCAAGCACAAAGCCAAATTACCTCTTCACTTGATAGATCCAAAAAAAATTGAAAACGCAAATCTGGTTTTAGTTACAGCATTAACACCCACACCGGCTGGTGAGGGCAAAACAACCACATCCATTGGACTAACCGAAGGTCTCAACAAAATAGGTAAAAAAACTACCGTTGTTTTGCGTGAACCATCCTTGGGTCCGGTATTTGGAATCAAAGGTGGAGCTGCTGGCGGCGGGTATGCACAGGTGGTACCAATGGAAGATATTAATTTGCATTTCACCGGAGATTTCTCTGCCGTTGAAAAAGCAAATAATTTATTATCAGCCCTAATTGATAATAATATTCAGAATAAAACCAACAACCTGGGCATTGATCCAAGAACCATCAAATGGAAACGTGTGATGGATATGAATGACCGTTCACTGCGTGATATCGTTATTGGTTTAGGCGGCACAGGCAATGGTATTCCGCGTCAAGACGGTTTTAATATTACACCGGCATCTGAAGTAATGGCAATCCTTTGTATGTCTGAAAATTTTGAAGATTTAAAACGACGATTGGGTAATATTTATGTTGGAACTACCTTTGATAAAAAACCAATTTACGCACGCGATCTCAAAGCAGAAAATGCAATGGCAATTCTATTAAAAGATGCTATCAGACCAAATTTAGTGCAAACACTGGAAGGCAATCCTGCCATTATACACGGCGGACCATTTGCAAATATTGCGCAAGGAACCAATACTATTCTTGCAACAAAAATGGGCCTGTCACTATCTGACTATGTTGTTACTGAAGCAGGATTTGGAGCAGACTTGGGCGCTGAAAAATTTCTAGATATCAAATGTGTATCAGGAGGATTAAAACCAAAAGCTGCCGTATTGGTTGCAACTATCAGAGCGCTGCGTCACCATGGTGGAGCAGTGAAAGAAGAATACAACACCGCAAGTGTTGAGCGTGTTTCAAAAGGACTTGAAAACTTGGAAAAGCACATAGAAAATATGCAAAAGTTCGGTTTAAATCCGGTGGTTGCAATCAACGCTTTCCCAAGTGATACTGAAGAAGAAATAAAATTAATTCAAGAACGCTGTAAAGCAAAAGGAGTAAATGCAGTTGTTGCGCGCGGCTTTGCAAAAGGAGGTGAAGGAATGACAGACTTGGCAAAAGCAGTTGTTTCAGAAGTAGAAGCAGGAAAAAATAATTTCAAACCGTTGTATGATTGGAAATCTCCGGTGAAAACGAAGATTGAAACTATTGCAAAAGAAATTTATGGTGCAGACAGTGTTGAATACAGTCAACAAGCCCTTGCCGATTTGAAAAAAATTGATGAATTAGGTTTGTCGGCTTTACCTATTTGCATGGCAAAAACACAAAAATCATTTTCAGATAACGAAAAATTGTTGGGACGACCAAAAGGATTTTCAGTGAGCATTCGTGAATTTGAATTTGCAGCCGGTGCCGGTTTCGTCATTCCAATTTTAGGAGCCATGATGCGTATGCCCGGCTTACCTGTTGTACCTGCTTCTGAAGGAATGACCATTGACAATAATGGCGTGATTTCAGGTCTGTCTTAA
- a CDS encoding spore maturation protein translates to MILNYIWIAFFLIALVVAVIKTFGGDTEVFVQMVNGTFESAKTSFDISIGLTGILCLWMGIMKIGEMGGSVQVMSKIVGPFFNKLFPDVPANHPARGSMLMNFSANMLGLDNAATPVGLKAMNELQELNPKKDTASNSQIMFLVLNASGLTLIPVTIMSYRSTFGAEDPSDVFIPILIATFCSTLVGLITVAIYQRINLLNPTVLIYLGVMTGAVIGLGYYFDSLSPQELKVQSGLLSNIILYGIICAFILMALIKKVNVYEAFIDGAKDGFGIAIKIIPFLVAIIVSIGVFRTSGAMGFLMSGFEWFFSLFFASVEFVHALPTAIMKPLSGSGARGMMLESFQIHGVDSFIGRLNAVMQGASDTTFYIVAVYFGSVGIKKTRYAIKAGLLADLAGVVTAIIVAYMWFDPGNKQTTPIETVQAFNHAWENHQPSTAAPFIDENCFVIDNAYDTIYSGPQEIIERMLAPDSSNNTLIQTIHLNELEEDDQEHIFTKYNFSKDSVTFTEAYDFTVANGKIKSIRFLGIAK, encoded by the coding sequence GTGATTCTGAATTACATTTGGATAGCTTTTTTTCTGATTGCACTCGTTGTTGCTGTCATCAAAACATTTGGCGGAGACACTGAAGTTTTTGTTCAAATGGTTAACGGCACATTTGAAAGTGCTAAAACATCTTTTGATATTTCAATTGGACTAACTGGAATTTTATGTCTTTGGATGGGCATTATGAAAATTGGGGAAATGGGAGGATCAGTTCAGGTAATGTCAAAAATTGTTGGACCATTTTTTAATAAACTTTTTCCTGATGTGCCGGCTAATCATCCTGCCAGAGGATCTATGCTGATGAATTTTTCAGCCAATATGCTTGGCCTTGATAACGCTGCTACGCCGGTTGGTTTGAAAGCAATGAATGAGCTTCAAGAACTGAATCCCAAAAAAGATACCGCATCCAATTCTCAGATTATGTTTCTTGTTCTGAATGCATCAGGACTCACGCTTATTCCGGTTACCATCATGAGCTATCGCAGTACTTTTGGTGCTGAAGATCCATCGGATGTTTTTATTCCAATACTCATTGCAACATTTTGTTCTACTTTGGTTGGCTTGATTACTGTAGCTATTTATCAGCGCATTAATTTGCTGAACCCAACGGTATTGATTTACCTCGGAGTAATGACAGGCGCGGTTATTGGACTGGGTTATTACTTTGATTCATTGTCTCCTCAAGAACTAAAAGTGCAAAGTGGTTTGTTGAGTAATATTATTTTATACGGTATCATTTGTGCTTTTATACTAATGGCTTTGATAAAAAAAGTAAATGTATACGAAGCCTTTATTGATGGTGCAAAAGACGGCTTTGGTATTGCAATTAAAATTATTCCTTTTCTGGTTGCAATTATTGTTTCAATTGGTGTATTCAGAACATCAGGAGCAATGGGTTTTCTCATGAGCGGTTTTGAATGGTTTTTTTCTCTCTTCTTTGCAAGCGTTGAATTTGTACATGCCTTACCTACCGCAATTATGAAACCACTCAGCGGAAGCGGCGCAAGAGGTATGATGCTGGAATCATTCCAAATACATGGTGTTGACAGTTTTATTGGCAGACTAAACGCTGTTATGCAAGGTGCATCAGATACTACTTTTTACATTGTTGCAGTGTACTTTGGCTCGGTTGGTATTAAAAAAACAAGATATGCAATCAAAGCCGGATTACTTGCTGACCTCGCCGGTGTTGTCACTGCAATTATTGTTGCGTACATGTGGTTTGATCCCGGAAATAAACAAACAACTCCTATTGAAACTGTTCAAGCTTTTAATCACGCTTGGGAAAATCATCAACCATCTACTGCTGCTCCGTTTATTGATGAAAATTGTTTTGTCATTGACAATGCGTATGATACCATTTACAGTGGACCACAAGAAATTATTGAACGGATGCTCGCTCCTGACTCCAGCAATAATACACTGATTCAAACCATTCACCTGAATGAGTTAGAAGAAGATGACCAAGAACACATCTTCACAAAATATAATTTTTCAAAAGACAGTGTTACTTTTACTGAAGCTTATGATTTTACAGTAGCCAATGGTAAAATAAAATCTATCCGCTTTCTTGGCATTGCTAAATGA
- a CDS encoding threonylcarbamoyl-AMP synthase: MLFKIYPENPDQRKIKQVAEIVAKGGVIIYPTDTVYAFGCSLLNKRAIERLAKLKDAKMKHANFSIIFHDLSLLANYTKAIDRPTYKILNKNLPGPFTFILQASSQIPKLFETNKKTVGIRIPDNNIALELVKELGHPLVTGSLHDEDSILEYSTDPEAIFENWNNMVDAIIDGGTGKNEPSTVVDLTAGAPEIIRQGIGELEL, from the coding sequence ATGCTTTTTAAAATCTATCCGGAAAATCCTGATCAACGCAAAATCAAACAAGTAGCAGAAATTGTTGCTAAAGGTGGTGTCATTATTTACCCAACAGATACCGTGTATGCATTTGGTTGCAGCCTCCTCAATAAAAGAGCCATTGAGCGTTTGGCAAAACTGAAAGATGCAAAAATGAAACATGCGAATTTCTCAATCATTTTTCATGATTTGAGTCTACTTGCCAATTACACAAAGGCCATTGATCGGCCAACTTATAAAATCCTTAATAAAAATTTACCGGGACCTTTTACTTTCATTCTTCAGGCATCATCACAAATTCCAAAACTTTTTGAAACCAATAAAAAAACTGTTGGCATCAGGATTCCGGATAACAACATAGCACTTGAATTGGTCAAAGAATTAGGTCACCCACTTGTCACCGGTTCATTGCATGACGAAGATTCTATTCTTGAATATTCAACTGACCCTGAAGCTATTTTTGAAAACTGGAATAACATGGTAGATGCTATCATAGATGGAGGCACGGGTAAAAACGAACCCTCAACCGTAGTTGACCTCACAGCCGGAGCACCGGAAATAATAAGACAAGGAATAGGTGAACTAGAATTGTAA